In Nonomuraea sp. NBC_00507, the following are encoded in one genomic region:
- a CDS encoding BTAD domain-containing putative transcriptional regulator, which translates to MRFGVLGPLAVWTADGRPVRIPEAKVRALLADLLVYEGRPVSSDLLIDDLWGERLPRNPTGTLHSRVSQLRRVLESAEPGGRDLVVSQPPGYLLRLEPEAVDAGRFASLVTRAKAAVDVRERAKLLADALALWRGPAYADFVDEDFARPVAARLEEERLAALEEHAEARLALGEHGWLAGELGDLVTRHPLRERLRSLHMRVLSRAGRQSEALASYADLRERLADELGLDPGPELVALHEAILRQDPALEGTAVAVRQRTNLPAALAELIGREQAVSHLRTLLESERLVTLTGAAGVGKTQLALKVARELEGGIPDGAWLVELAGLDRASGDSPASVAGVAASALGVRDDALRIRDQAEAAGDLLGRLADALRTRSLLLVLDNCEHVIESVAVVAEVLLRTAPGLRILATSQESLGLPGERLWAVPPLDLPDPAAEPEELRRFAAVELFVTRAAAAAPGFGLGPGNAAAVAAICQRLDGIPLALELAAARVRALGVHELAARLDDRFGVLVAGRRGAPARQRTLRAMIDWSWELLSEPERVALRRLGVHADGCTLTAAEEVGSLDGVDGIDVLARLVDRSLVVMADGPVGPRYHLLESVREYCLDRLREAGEYDEIHRRHLRHYTGLAERAALHLRGPGQRPWLERLDREWANLRAALDTTVRLADGDAAARLVNALGWYWLLRGRLAEARRALDLALNVCDDARVVAWRTGVRLLMSDGTDADARASTSSYENIADMGARARAQWFLSYAHRGFTDLTVTSALLEQALDGFGELDDRWGVAAALSVRATIARARGDLAAAHRDALNSDELFKELGDRWGRVKATNTLAELAEIAGDYREAARLHREGLRIAEELSLWGEASFRLSGLGRIALLTGDLAAADAYHEQAMRLAAEQSNKVAEHFAEMGLALSARRQGKPELVESHLAKWVDWLRGVSGEPGLALALAELGFAAEQRGDAEAAVSLHLDGLASARKIGDPRAVALAFEGLAGALTAVNAPRAARLLGVAAALRESVGAPLPPAERGDVDRITAALRETLGDASFTAAFEHGTRLSPDHVIHTFEPGENSPRVPPSTSSGP; encoded by the coding sequence GTGCGTTTCGGGGTGCTCGGTCCGCTGGCCGTCTGGACGGCTGACGGCAGGCCCGTACGCATTCCCGAGGCGAAGGTGAGGGCGCTGCTGGCCGATCTACTCGTGTACGAGGGGCGTCCTGTGTCGTCCGATCTGCTGATCGACGACTTGTGGGGCGAGCGGCTGCCGCGCAATCCCACCGGCACCCTGCACTCCAGGGTGTCCCAGCTGCGCCGGGTCCTGGAGAGCGCCGAGCCGGGCGGTCGCGACCTGGTGGTGTCGCAGCCTCCGGGCTACCTGCTGCGGCTGGAACCCGAGGCCGTGGATGCCGGCCGGTTCGCGTCGCTGGTCACCCGGGCCAAGGCGGCGGTCGACGTACGGGAGCGGGCGAAGCTGCTGGCCGACGCGCTGGCGTTGTGGCGGGGACCGGCGTACGCCGACTTCGTAGACGAGGACTTCGCCAGGCCGGTGGCGGCCCGGCTGGAAGAAGAGCGCCTGGCCGCGCTGGAGGAGCACGCGGAGGCGCGTCTGGCACTCGGCGAGCACGGCTGGCTGGCCGGCGAGCTGGGCGATCTGGTGACCCGGCATCCGCTGCGCGAGCGCCTACGCTCCCTGCACATGCGTGTCCTCTCCCGGGCTGGACGGCAGAGCGAGGCACTGGCGAGCTACGCCGACCTGCGCGAGCGGCTGGCCGACGAACTCGGCCTGGACCCCGGCCCTGAGCTGGTGGCCCTGCACGAGGCGATACTCAGGCAGGACCCAGCGCTGGAGGGGACCGCCGTCGCGGTGCGGCAGCGTACCAATCTGCCCGCAGCCCTGGCCGAACTCATCGGCCGGGAGCAAGCGGTGAGCCACCTACGCACGCTACTGGAGTCGGAACGACTGGTCACGCTCACCGGCGCGGCCGGGGTGGGCAAGACCCAGCTCGCGCTCAAGGTCGCCCGCGAACTGGAGGGCGGCATCCCCGATGGCGCGTGGCTGGTGGAGCTGGCCGGCCTCGATCGGGCCTCCGGCGACTCCCCGGCGTCGGTGGCCGGAGTCGCCGCCTCGGCCCTCGGCGTCCGCGACGACGCTCTCAGGATCCGTGACCAGGCAGAGGCCGCCGGTGACCTGCTGGGCCGGCTGGCCGACGCGCTCCGTACGAGGAGCCTCCTGCTCGTACTGGACAACTGCGAGCATGTGATCGAGTCCGTCGCCGTGGTGGCCGAGGTGCTGCTGCGGACGGCGCCCGGCCTGCGCATCCTCGCCACCAGCCAGGAGTCCCTGGGTCTCCCCGGCGAACGGCTGTGGGCCGTGCCCCCGCTGGACTTGCCGGACCCCGCCGCAGAGCCCGAGGAACTACGCCGCTTCGCCGCCGTGGAGCTGTTCGTGACCCGTGCCGCCGCCGCTGCACCGGGCTTCGGGCTCGGCCCCGGCAATGCCGCGGCCGTGGCCGCGATCTGCCAGCGCCTGGACGGGATCCCGCTCGCGTTGGAGCTGGCCGCCGCTCGCGTGCGCGCGCTTGGGGTGCACGAGCTGGCCGCCCGGCTCGACGACCGGTTCGGTGTGCTGGTGGCGGGCAGGCGCGGCGCCCCAGCTAGGCAGCGTACGCTCCGCGCGATGATCGACTGGAGCTGGGAGCTGCTGTCCGAGCCCGAACGCGTGGCCCTGCGCAGGCTCGGCGTTCACGCCGACGGGTGCACGCTGACCGCGGCAGAGGAGGTCGGCTCGCTGGACGGGGTGGACGGGATAGACGTGCTGGCGCGACTGGTGGATCGGTCGCTCGTCGTCATGGCGGACGGTCCGGTCGGCCCCCGCTACCATCTCCTGGAGTCGGTACGGGAATACTGCCTCGACCGCCTGCGGGAGGCCGGCGAATACGACGAGATCCACCGCCGCCACCTGCGCCACTACACCGGGCTGGCCGAACGCGCCGCGCTGCACCTCCGCGGCCCCGGCCAGCGGCCCTGGCTGGAACGCCTCGATCGCGAATGGGCCAACCTGCGCGCCGCCCTCGACACGACCGTACGGCTGGCCGACGGCGACGCCGCAGCCCGCCTCGTCAACGCGCTCGGCTGGTACTGGCTCCTGCGCGGACGCCTGGCCGAGGCCCGGCGCGCGCTCGACCTGGCGCTGAACGTATGCGACGACGCCCGCGTGGTCGCCTGGCGGACCGGCGTGCGCCTCCTGATGAGCGACGGCACCGATGCGGATGCCCGCGCGTCGACCAGCTCCTACGAGAACATCGCCGACATGGGCGCGCGGGCACGGGCTCAGTGGTTCCTGAGCTACGCGCACCGCGGCTTCACCGACCTGACCGTCACCTCAGCCCTGCTTGAGCAGGCCCTTGACGGCTTCGGCGAGCTGGACGACCGCTGGGGGGTGGCCGCCGCGCTGAGTGTGCGGGCCACGATCGCCCGGGCCCGGGGCGACCTCGCCGCCGCCCACCGCGACGCTCTGAACAGCGACGAGCTCTTCAAGGAACTCGGCGACCGGTGGGGCCGGGTGAAGGCCACCAACACTCTCGCTGAACTCGCCGAGATCGCGGGCGACTATCGCGAGGCGGCCCGGCTGCACCGCGAGGGCCTGCGCATAGCCGAGGAGCTCTCCCTCTGGGGCGAGGCGTCATTCCGGCTGTCCGGGCTCGGCAGGATCGCCCTTCTGACGGGCGACCTCGCGGCCGCCGACGCGTACCACGAGCAGGCGATGCGCCTGGCCGCCGAGCAGTCCAACAAGGTCGCCGAGCACTTCGCCGAGATGGGGCTGGCCCTGAGTGCTCGCCGCCAGGGCAAACCGGAGCTGGTCGAATCCCACCTGGCCAAATGGGTGGACTGGCTACGCGGCGTGTCAGGGGAGCCCGGCCTGGCCCTGGCCCTGGCCGAGCTGGGATTCGCCGCCGAACAGCGCGGCGACGCCGAAGCCGCGGTGAGTCTGCACCTCGACGGCCTCGCCTCCGCCCGCAAGATCGGCGACCCCCGGGCCGTGGCCCTGGCCTTCGAGGGACTGGCGGGGGCACTCACCGCTGTGAACGCACCACGCGCCGCACGCCTGCTGGGCGTCGCCGCGGCGCTGCGCGAGTCGGTCGGCGCACCGCTGCCACCGGCCGAACGAGGGGACGTAGACCGCATCACCGCGGCCCTGCGCGAGACTCTCGGGGATGCGTCGTTCACGGCCGCGTTCGAGCACGGCACGCGACTGAGTCCCGACCACGTGATCCATACATTCGAGCCCGGCGAGAACTCCCCTCGCGTGCCACCGTCCACCTCGTCTGGTCCTTGA
- a CDS encoding NADP-dependent oxidoreductase, whose amino-acid sequence MRVNREIRLASRPVGEPGPDNFELVEVELPEPGEGQILVRNTWMSVDPYMRGRMNDAESYIPPFQLGVALEGGAVGEVIASHAEEIPVGATVSHFLGWREYAVLDATAAAVVDTGLARPQDYLGALGPTGLTAYLAVTEIAPVKKGDVVFVSGAAGAVGGVAGQLARKLGAAKVIGSAGGPEKVKKVVEDFGFDAAIDYRTGSLPQRLAELAPEGVDIYVDNVGGDHLQAAIGALKVHGKAALVGMISQYNATTPVPGPSNIYDVVTKRLTLRGVLVTDHLHRFPEYISQAAAWLTDGGLRTEETVVEGLEQAPDAFLGVLHGANTGKMLVRLARG is encoded by the coding sequence ATGAGGGTCAATCGCGAGATCCGGCTTGCCTCCCGCCCGGTCGGTGAGCCGGGACCGGACAACTTCGAGCTGGTCGAGGTCGAGCTGCCGGAGCCGGGCGAGGGTCAGATCCTGGTCCGTAACACGTGGATGTCGGTCGACCCGTACATGAGGGGCCGAATGAACGACGCCGAGTCGTACATCCCGCCGTTCCAGCTCGGCGTCGCGCTGGAGGGCGGCGCGGTCGGCGAAGTGATCGCCTCCCACGCCGAGGAGATCCCGGTCGGGGCGACGGTGTCCCATTTCCTGGGCTGGCGCGAGTACGCCGTGCTGGATGCCACCGCAGCGGCCGTCGTGGACACCGGCCTCGCCCGCCCGCAGGACTATCTGGGCGCACTCGGGCCGACCGGCCTGACCGCGTACCTCGCCGTCACCGAGATCGCACCGGTCAAGAAGGGCGACGTGGTCTTCGTCTCCGGCGCCGCCGGCGCCGTCGGCGGCGTGGCCGGGCAGCTCGCCCGCAAGCTGGGCGCCGCCAAGGTGATCGGCTCAGCCGGGGGACCCGAGAAGGTCAAGAAGGTTGTCGAGGACTTCGGCTTCGACGCCGCCATCGACTACCGAACCGGCTCGCTGCCCCAACGGCTCGCCGAACTCGCGCCCGAGGGCGTCGACATCTACGTCGACAACGTTGGCGGCGACCACCTGCAGGCCGCCATCGGCGCGCTGAAGGTGCACGGTAAGGCCGCCCTCGTGGGCATGATCAGCCAATACAACGCGACCACCCCCGTTCCCGGCCCGAGCAACATCTACGACGTGGTCACCAAGCGGCTGACCCTGCGCGGTGTGCTGGTGACCGACCATCTTCACCGCTTCCCCGAGTACATCTCCCAGGCCGCAGCCTGGCTGACCGACGGCGGCCTGCGCACGGAAGAGACTGTGGTCGAGGGCCTCGAGCAGGCTCCGGACGCCTTCCTCGGTGTGCTGCATGGCGCCAACACCGGCAAGATGCTCGTCCGCCTGGCGCGAGGATGA
- a CDS encoding pyridoxamine 5'-phosphate oxidase family protein encodes MSTRMTIEERETFLAGTHIGVLSVPEGRASQLIPIWYAYAPGGEIRISTPSGNRKLGLIQEAGYVGFAVQQEEMPYKFVSVDGPVVAYEPADPTEYRRWAIRYLGPSDGKRFFESIEDGLPDWVTIRIRPERWRTFDFGKEFS; translated from the coding sequence ATGTCCACTCGCATGACGATCGAGGAACGCGAGACGTTCCTGGCCGGCACCCACATCGGCGTGCTCAGCGTCCCTGAAGGTCGCGCCTCGCAGCTGATCCCGATCTGGTACGCCTACGCGCCCGGCGGCGAGATCAGAATCAGCACGCCGTCCGGCAACCGCAAGCTGGGCCTGATCCAGGAAGCCGGTTACGTAGGTTTCGCCGTCCAGCAGGAGGAGATGCCGTACAAGTTCGTCTCCGTCGACGGCCCGGTCGTCGCCTACGAGCCGGCCGACCCGACGGAGTACCGTCGATGGGCGATCCGGTATCTCGGCCCTTCTGATGGGAAGCGGTTCTTCGAGTCGATCGAGGACGGTCTGCCGGATTGGGTCACCATCCGGATCCGGCCGGAGCGGTGGCGCACGTTCGACTTCGGCAAGGAGTTCAGCTGA
- a CDS encoding carbon-nitrogen hydrolase family protein produces the protein MTVAQIPPEPGDVRANARSAAALMIETADAGAKLLVFPQLSLVSYDLELFTDPSAWVTEDDPRLDVVRQASAECGVTAVVGAAYRGPDNTAWIASLAIRPNGEIQVYGKQNLHGVERDLFQPGDKIQILDIDGWRVALAICYDAAVPGHAAEAAGLGAEVYAVSALYTQEEVRRIDVHSAARAMDHRMYAVVANLAGRGPGWESCGGSGTWHPDGTRLSQAGTDPGVFTMALSRSELQALRDKDALAGNPRTALVADTWT, from the coding sequence GTGACGGTCGCCCAGATTCCCCCCGAACCAGGGGATGTGAGAGCGAATGCCCGTTCAGCGGCGGCTCTGATGATCGAAACCGCGGATGCCGGTGCGAAACTGCTCGTGTTCCCCCAGCTGTCACTTGTCAGCTACGACCTGGAGCTCTTCACCGACCCGTCGGCTTGGGTGACCGAGGACGACCCGCGGCTCGACGTCGTCCGCCAAGCCAGCGCGGAGTGCGGCGTGACCGCTGTGGTCGGCGCCGCGTACCGCGGGCCGGACAACACGGCCTGGATCGCCTCGCTGGCGATCCGCCCCAATGGCGAGATCCAGGTTTACGGCAAGCAGAACCTGCACGGCGTGGAGCGCGACCTGTTCCAGCCCGGCGACAAGATCCAGATCCTGGACATCGACGGCTGGCGCGTCGCCCTCGCCATCTGCTACGACGCCGCGGTACCGGGGCACGCAGCGGAAGCGGCCGGCCTGGGCGCCGAGGTATATGCTGTGTCCGCCCTGTACACGCAGGAGGAGGTGCGGCGCATTGACGTCCACTCCGCGGCCCGGGCCATGGACCACCGCATGTACGCGGTCGTCGCGAACCTCGCCGGCCGGGGACCGGGGTGGGAATCGTGCGGCGGCAGCGGCACCTGGCACCCGGACGGCACGCGGCTGAGCCAGGCCGGGACCGACCCGGGTGTGTTCACCATGGCGTTGTCGCGCAGTGAGCTGCAGGCGTTGCGCGACAAGGACGCCCTGGCCGGAAACCCGCGGACCGCGCTCGTCGCAGACACGTGGACGTGA
- a CDS encoding HAD family hydrolase, whose product MTAPGPAEPHGGSLTGQVLIFDADDTLWENNVLFERAVDDFLLWLDHPTLDGAEIRAILNSIQAANAVTHGYGGKMFLHSLKECLKRLRERPASAAELRYVDGLAAAVLEGRVELVPDVAETLTVLGGRHELLLLTKGDTEEQQRKLDLSGLVHHFRGIHIVAEKDVDTYRRLTRDLDLAPAATWMIGNSPKSDILPARQAGMNAVFIPNDNTWVLEHSELDDDDEGVLRLRTFSELLHHF is encoded by the coding sequence GTGACGGCACCAGGCCCGGCTGAGCCACACGGCGGCTCTCTCACGGGACAGGTACTGATCTTCGACGCCGATGACACGCTGTGGGAGAACAACGTCCTCTTCGAACGCGCCGTGGACGACTTCCTGCTCTGGCTGGACCACCCGACCCTCGACGGGGCCGAGATCCGCGCCATCCTCAACAGCATCCAGGCGGCGAACGCGGTCACCCACGGATACGGCGGCAAGATGTTCTTGCACAGCCTGAAGGAGTGCCTGAAGCGACTCCGCGAGCGGCCGGCGAGCGCTGCGGAACTGCGCTATGTCGACGGGTTGGCCGCGGCCGTCCTGGAAGGACGCGTGGAGCTGGTCCCGGATGTCGCCGAGACACTCACAGTTCTCGGCGGCCGGCATGAGTTGCTCCTGCTCACCAAGGGCGATACCGAGGAGCAGCAGCGCAAACTGGATCTCTCGGGGCTCGTGCACCACTTTCGCGGCATCCATATCGTGGCCGAGAAGGACGTCGACACCTACCGGCGGCTCACTCGCGACCTCGACCTGGCGCCGGCTGCGACCTGGATGATCGGCAACTCGCCGAAGTCGGACATCCTTCCCGCCCGGCAGGCGGGCATGAACGCTGTCTTCATCCCGAACGACAACACCTGGGTGCTGGAGCACAGCGAGCTCGATGACGACGATGAAGGAGTGCTGCGGCTGCGGACGTTCTCCGAGCTACTGCATCACTTCTGA
- a CDS encoding NUDIX domain-containing protein, giving the protein MSNDPTANVLAGPSQPGADQVRRTPSVSCVFICHDGDGRVLLARRGAGARDEPGAWDCGAGALEYGESFETAVAREVGEEYTTRPLTIETIGVRNVLREEPPSHWVAVIFAVGIDPTEAAIGESHKFDELGWFSLDSLPSPMHSQLAESIRLFRAWQGV; this is encoded by the coding sequence TTGAGCAACGATCCGACTGCAAACGTTCTCGCCGGGCCGTCCCAGCCGGGCGCCGATCAGGTGCGCAGGACGCCCAGTGTCTCGTGCGTGTTCATCTGCCACGACGGAGACGGCCGGGTGCTGCTGGCCCGGCGCGGCGCCGGTGCGCGTGACGAGCCCGGAGCCTGGGACTGTGGTGCCGGAGCGCTGGAGTACGGGGAGTCGTTCGAGACGGCTGTCGCCCGGGAGGTCGGCGAGGAATACACGACCCGTCCGCTGACGATCGAGACCATCGGCGTTCGCAACGTCCTGCGAGAGGAGCCGCCCTCTCACTGGGTCGCGGTGATCTTCGCGGTCGGGATCGATCCCACCGAAGCCGCTATCGGCGAGTCTCACAAGTTCGACGAGCTGGGCTGGTTCTCTCTGGACTCGCTGCCGTCGCCGATGCACTCGCAGCTCGCCGAGAGCATCAGGCTGTTCCGCGCATGGCAAGGGGTATAG
- a CDS encoding zinc-binding dehydrogenase: MFTRALIVDPSAPAGIGFGEIADPVAGPGQVLIDVQYASLNYADINDATSGRVPVGAALGLDAAGSVLQAATDGSGPAVGTRVVLFAQGAFAERVAVDVSAVAQVPDGVGLAEAAALPTAGLAALRSLRAAAAGPGKRVLVTGASGGVGRYAVRLASHAGAYVIASVGSPARGDGLAKAGADEVVVGLDDVKEPVDIVVETVGGPHLVAAWGLLAPGGTLQSVGWTSGEPAVFSPYATVGPTRTLASYVNEFGAAADLAELVRLAAEGVLVPEIGWRDSWESFAEAADALRGRRVAGKAVFDLKSRD; the protein is encoded by the coding sequence ATGTTCACGCGTGCCCTCATCGTCGACCCGTCCGCCCCCGCAGGCATCGGCTTCGGGGAGATCGCCGACCCCGTCGCCGGTCCCGGACAGGTGCTCATCGATGTGCAGTACGCCTCGCTCAACTACGCCGACATCAATGACGCAACCTCTGGACGCGTTCCGGTCGGCGCAGCGCTGGGCCTCGACGCGGCCGGGTCCGTCCTGCAGGCGGCGACGGACGGCTCCGGCCCTGCCGTCGGAACCCGTGTCGTGCTCTTCGCGCAGGGGGCGTTCGCGGAGCGGGTGGCCGTCGATGTGTCGGCGGTGGCCCAAGTCCCGGACGGTGTTGGGCTGGCCGAGGCGGCCGCACTGCCGACGGCGGGCCTGGCCGCGCTCCGCTCGCTGCGGGCCGCCGCGGCCGGACCCGGCAAGCGCGTGCTGGTGACCGGCGCCTCGGGCGGTGTGGGACGGTACGCCGTGCGTCTCGCCTCCCACGCCGGGGCGTACGTCATCGCTTCGGTCGGCTCTCCCGCGCGAGGGGACGGCCTTGCCAAGGCGGGCGCGGATGAGGTGGTCGTGGGCCTGGACGACGTCAAAGAGCCCGTCGACATCGTCGTGGAGACGGTCGGCGGACCCCATCTGGTCGCGGCCTGGGGACTCCTTGCTCCCGGCGGGACCCTCCAGTCCGTCGGGTGGACCTCGGGAGAGCCTGCTGTCTTCTCGCCGTATGCCACTGTCGGCCCGACCAGGACGCTCGCTTCCTATGTCAACGAGTTCGGAGCCGCCGCCGACCTGGCCGAGCTGGTACGGCTCGCGGCTGAAGGCGTCCTGGTGCCCGAGATCGGCTGGCGCGACTCCTGGGAAAGCTTCGCCGAGGCGGCCGACGCGCTGCGCGGCCGGCGCGTGGCAGGAAAGGCGGTATTCGACCTCAAGTCCCGCGATTGA